A region of the Triplophysa rosa linkage group LG5, Trosa_1v2, whole genome shotgun sequence genome:
GCCATCTGTGCCCTGCTGTTTGTGGTGCCCCTCCTGCTGAATGTGAAGAGCTCCTGGCACTGGCAGGCTGGAGCACTGGCCGCTCTGACCTCCTGGATCAATCTTCTCCTCTATGTCCAACGGTATTGGACTATTATTATATCTACAAAAACATTTCATCCTATTTTTTAAGAACAGTACATTTTTAAGGACTCCTAATCTGcgagatttaaaaaatgatctcGTCTTTCTACTGCAGGTTTGAACGAATTGGTATATACGTGGTAATGTTTCGAGAGATCTCCCGCACACTGCTGAGCATTATTGTGCTGTTCTTTTACTTGATACTGGCATTTGCTTTGTCCTTCTACGCCTTGATGATCGAGCAGGTGAGTGTTCAAAAACAATGCTTAAACAGAGATAGTTCATcacaaaatagaaaaataatttattatatgtgataatttattcacccattcaaaacactttttgttcttctgtgaagcacaaaagaagatattttgagaaatgacgTAGTGGTTTTgcatccatacaatggaagtcaatgggggcttatgtTGTgcggttaccaatgttcttcaaaatatcttcttttgtgttctgcagaagaaagatagatgtttggaatgacatgagggagagtaaatgatgaaagattttttataCTATTCccttaataaacaaatatatacatCATGTAATATAtaatcatgtactgtatattaaaaatatgttttgtaatttaatagtgacttaaaaggacagttcaccctaaattgaaaattctgtcatgaattattcacccacaagttgttccaagcctgtgtaaatttctttttttcggctgaacacaaagaaagatatttgtaagaatgttagcaactgatatTTCTAGGACATCATTTTCTACCATAGAAGAAAAATGATTGTATAGTTTTTTGTTCTCTTAAACACAGAATAAGTTCCCCAGagatctcagttgctaacattcttccaaatatctttctagagggtgagtaattcatgaccaatttttctttttcgggtggactgtccctttaaaaaacagTAAGGTTCAAGCCACGTCTTAAAATGGGGGTTTATTTTACAGCAACACTTTGGCAGGATGTTCCTTTCACTGATGCAGACCTTTGTCATGATGGTAGGAGAAATCAACTACCAAGACAATTTCCTAAAACCTTTCCTGCAGGGAACCCTTCCGTTCCCCAACTTGACACTGGCgatgtttgtttggtttgtcTTACTCGTACCTATTCTTCTCATGAACCTTCTGGTAAGTCCTACAGAAAAATGGGTCCGGTTTAGATGTTAAGCACACTTTATCAGTAACACGACTCACGTATACAGTTGTTTATTTTAGATCGGATTGGCTGTTGGTGACATAGCAGAGATTCAGACGAATGCTTGCCTGAAGCGTATTGCAATGCAGGTACTTCCACACGAAAATCATTATACTGTGTCCCGGTGAATTTCTAAGAAACAGTGACGTGCTGAGCGCTCTCGCTCCACAGATAGAACTTCACACGAATCTGGAGGAAAGGCTTCCCTATTGGTTTATGAAGAGGGTGGACCAGATCTCCCTTAAAGAATTTCCAAACAGATGCTTCAGAGGAAAGGTCAGCCAACTCGATTCCCATTTTAAAGTGCAAGCCGACTCTTAATGACTGATGTGTGGTAAAATAAATGATTGTGCTTTTAAACAGAAAAGGTGGGGGTTTTTTGGGAATGAAGTGAAGAGGGTCCGGACCCGTCTCAGTCCCAGTACCCCTCAGTGCACTCCGTTAAAACGGGAGCTGACCAAACAGAAATACAGGTAACACAGAAGTGTATAACTCTCCGTTTGCCTTAACTGACGTTTATTTCCATCTTGAGTTCCCCAACTGAAGCACCAGCATTAATCCCAGATAATCTCCGACCAAATGTTGTTTTTCATCAGGCTGAAGGAGATGTCAGACGTTATGGAAAAGCAACACAACCTACTGAAGCTCATAGTGCAGAAGATGGAGATCAGCTCGGAGGCTGAAGATCACGATGGTCCTCCGGTCTTTCAGGAGCTGAAGGAGAAACTTCTCACTAGGAGCAAATGGGGGCCGCTGCTCAGGGCAGTGACTGCCAGAAAGAAATGAACTTGGCATTTCCTTGACATCCTGGCAAGGTGGTCAAAGTCGTCGAGTTTTGAAGATGTCACGTGGAACGTTTCATTTATATGACATACAGCATTTACACATGGAACTGTGACGATGTGGCTAATATTGCTCAGTATTAACTTGCTTCTGTAAAACAAAGGTCAAGAGAAATACTGTCACCTTGTCTTATATGTATACCTTGTCTGCAAGTTTGTGTTAGGTTATGTGTTATTCTCTTAAATGTTACCAAAGACATGGTTTGGTCATTTTGCTCGAGACCGAAGACCCGCTTCATTACCGAATGAAGTGTTTCTGTGTTAATAAAATTGTTGAAATCATGTAAAATCACAAACGTTCATCGCACATGTGTATTAAAACTGTTCATTGCCTTTCTTAAATGTAGGCAAGGTTCAGTTTTTCAGAACAGTgataatttatttgttataataatcaataataagCGGCAGAAACACATCTAAAACTAACCCTACATCTAAAAGAAAACAATGCTAGAATGTTCGTTTAACCTTAACTCAGAATGTACCCCGCTACAGCGCAGTTTATCAGTTCAGATGCAGAGACAATCTTAGGATTCTTTAGTCTTTTTGGTCTCTCCTTGTACTGTCATTCGCTTCCTCTTGACTCCAGTTTGCTCTGTTGGGATACACAACTTGTAAATATCACAAGAGTCAAGGTTCATTCTTCTCACACAAGATAGAAAACTATCGTCTGACCTTTGCctgtggatttattttgttcctCTCTCTGAGCGGACTGTCTCGAGGGCTGTGAGGAGGTGGAGGAAGCATTGGGGAGCTCCTTCTTCTGTCTGTGATCCTCCAACATGCCTAAATCCTGGGCTCTTCCTAGAGAAAGGGGTGTGGTTTAGTAAGAAGGGGGAAGAGCACCTGCCTTTTTCAGGTCAATGCTACAACTTCTATTACCAGTCAGTTTCTCCCGAAAGGTCTGCATTACGCATACGTTACCTCTGACATCCAGAGATAAGCATTTAGAGAGcacaaacaaaattaaaagcTTGTTAGTTTAGAGCCATGCATTTAGGTAGTTCTGCAGCCAGATATACTTGGCCTTTGAGTTGAAAAGCATCAGAGACATTAAAAGGGAATAGAGAAGAAAATGTCATTCTACGTAAAGATAATCGACACTTTAATGGTGTATTAAGTTGCACTTTAAAATGCAGTTGatgaataatgttaataaacacaGTTGTCATATAATGCTTAAAAGTTGATACCTCATTTTTGTGAACTAATCATCACAGAATGTACGTTAATAGATCATTAATGAAAGTTCCCATGAATGAATCCTCACCTATTTTCAGATATGTCGTTACATTTAAAGTGTAAATGCACTAAATATAAAGCCAAAGAAAATGGTTAAAATAATGCCTGTATTTAGAGTGTAACTGAGCAGAGATGTCAGATTACTTTACACCACAGATTTTGGAACTAAACATAGCCATTTGTTTTCCTACACAGCTACAAAAATAAAACGCATGATCCCAGCATGTTTTCAAAATCAATACAATTACCTGCAGTGTTCTAAAAGAGTACGAGCATTGTTAGTTTGAGCAACCAAGCGGCAACACGCTTCCCAATGATTGGATTTGGAAAACCAAACATCACTCTTCGTCAAAGCAAAACTACACAGACTGCAGAGCTGCCACATCCCCAAAAAGgatgaaattcatttatttaggtTCAAATTCTTTTACAAAGTACACAAAGTTGCGTGAGATGTTCATATATCAGTCATAGGATTAACTCTGATTCTCATCAGGTTATTTAGTAAAGATGTTACAACTATaaacaacatttgttttcatgacATGCAACAATGAGGAACAATACAATTGaattgataataataataataataataaaaaaaattcatatcAGTACAATGGATCTAGCACTGTACCAGCATTTACACAAGTAATATTTAACAAACGCATCAGACAAGTTGCCATTAGGTTTGAACAGTAAGTTACGTATTCCACTTGCACACTCAGTTAGGTAACTCATGCGCAATTCTCAGTTCACTTTTACCTTTCAGCCAAAGCGCTATTGAAAAGGCATGTGCATTCATGAGGATACTGCAACACAACAACGTGCTTGCGGAAAGAAAAAGTAATCTCACATTATGGTCCCAAACACAAGTAAATTAAAACgtaccctgcccaaaatactgACAGTCccgtttataaatacaataacAAAACTTGTTTCGAAATAATGACCTAAAAATAATAAGAGGGAAATCTCCAAACAAATCAACAAACAAGAAGGAAAACGAAATGTACAGACCTCTGAACGACAGTACTAACATTGTTTGTTGAGCTAAAGTTTGTGCTGAAAGGGCTCCATTATCTTACTTGTGTTCCAATCGCAGGAGCTGTTCCTTACCATTTATGGTTAGAGACTTTAACTGGCCATCTTCTTCCACTTCTACCCGTTCCTGTCCATTCTCAATGATTCTACAGACACAAACAAATAGCGCGTCTATGAAATACGGATGGgaattgtgtgttgttttacGCTGCTTTTGTAACTTAAGACTATGAACTTTGAGCTGTGGAAAGGTGCTTACCTTTTTGTAGTGACTTTTCTGCCGTTGATGAATTTAGTGGAAGACGAGACTGAGCGGAAGCTACCCATCCCTCCACCTCCACCTCCGCCTCCGCTTACTACGCTTACGCCTCCGCCCCCGCCTACTACGCCTCCACCACTGAACGAGGATGAGGAAAAGGAGGTAAAGCCACCTCCTCCCATAGGCCCAAAGGGTGTGAAACCTGCAGTAAGAAAGGATCAAATATAGAACGTTTCATTAGATGCACATGCCCGGCTCGaggttaacttccagtctgtgtttgttgatcggcctagctagtggctaataatttaatttgtattaatattaatttaattcatattttattgtatattaatgtattgaattaaattttaattaaatgaagttaaaaattacatttaaatactactcaacagttattgattctttgtggatgtctgctggaagttaagtttgggtttGGTTATGTTTTTGCCGctttatttattaatcattttcacttttttaatttagtcattGTATCCACAGggaatacattttcattggtGAACATAACATCAGCGCAAAAtgctataaaaatatgtttaatatccCTAAAGGACTTTGACAGACGAATGACTGAGCTATTTCTTTGAAAACACAGCTATGGCAGCAATgacttttaaaaagaaaatatgcttaggaaaataataaaaatgtaaaaatcttcaTTTCACATTATCTATAAACGAGCAAGCAGCTGACCTGCATCAAAAGATGAAAACCCTCCTCCAAAAGGAGGGAATCCACCAAAGCCTCCGAAAAAGGACCCTCCTGTCCGGCTCCGGCTCATGCCCCGCTGGTGCCTCCGACCACCGACAAAAAAGTCATTGCCAAATGGATCTCCCCCTAAAATTCCAAAAGAAAGTGAGATGACTACAAAATGTTTGCATATTTGATTGAACCATAAACGAAAGACTTACAAATGACACCGATTATgaaattacagaaattctaacacacaaacactaaccAAAGAAGTCTGCAAATGGATCTCGTCCACCGAAAAATTCCCTGAAGACATCATCAGGATTGCGGAAGGTGAATCCAAAGTGGTCACCGTTGTAGTGTACTCCCCCACCTCCTGTTCAAATGTAATATGTTCAAATTTAGCGTCCAATG
Encoded here:
- the dnajb6a gene encoding dnaJ homolog subfamily B member 6a, which encodes MVEYYQILGVPKNASPDDIKKSYRRLALRWHPDKNPDNKEEAEQKFKELSEAYEVLSDANKRDMYDRYGKDGLSGGGGGGGVHYNGDHFGFTFRNPDDVFREFFGGRDPFADFFGGDPFGNDFFVGGRRHQRGMSRSRTGGSFFGGFGGFPPFGGGFSSFDAGFTPFGPMGGGGFTSFSSSSFSGGGVVGGGGGVSVVSGGGGGGGGMGSFRSVSSSTKFINGRKVTTKRIIENGQERVEVEEDGQLKSLTINGRAQDLGMLEDHRQKKELPNASSTSSQPSRQSAQREEQNKSTGKEQTGVKRKRMTVQGETKKTKES